The sequence TCAAAATTATCTATTTTGTCCTTTTTATCTATAAGTGCCAAAAGCTGTTTTGCGCGATCTCCCTCAATACCACGTTTATCAAACTCTGCCAGAATACTCTCCCTGCTATTTATCCTCATTTCAAAATCCTCATCTTTTGCACCAAAGTTGTTCATAATATGGTAAGCAAGTGAAATAATTTCAATTTCAGCTTCTATACCAGCGACTCCAAATATGTCGGCATTGAGTTGCCAGTGCTCTCGCAACCGCCCCCTTTGAGGTCTCTCATACCGAAAGACATTCGGAATAGAGTACCAGCGAAGAGGAAACAAAAGTTCTCGTTTTTTTTCCGCAACCATCCGTGCGATACTCGGTGTCATCTCTGGGCGCAGGGTTATACTTCTGCCACCGCGGTCTTCAAAAGTATATGTTTGCTCGTTTACGATCTCTTCTCCAGTTTTTGCCTTGTAGAGCTCTGTTGATTCAAGTATTGAAGAAGAATATTCACTGTAGCCAAATGACTCAGCAGTATTGCCCATCACATCAAAAATGTAGTTTTGTATATATTTCTCTTCGGGATAAAAATCACGAGTGCCCTTATAAGACTTTGTAGAGAGCTTCTTTTTTCCAAGCATAGTCATCAAATTGTATCTGAAATACGGGGCATCAACAAGTCTGGATTACTTGACCGAATTGGTTTGTCCTTCTGTTCTTATCGCATTGTCACTTTTGTTCAGGATTAACTCACGGACACGCCTCGGGTTGGAAATTCCCTTGATGACAAATTCTTGCGATTCACCAGCAGTTTGTACATGTATGTCGCCAAAATTAAGTAGTGTTGCTACGATTCCATTAACTTCTATCGTTACATCCTGAATTCGCTCCATCCTGAATGTTGAAGTCTGACGGTGAAATAGTCCTTTTTGCTCAATATCGACTATTCTCTTTTCAGTAATAATCCATGCATCGAGATAATAATCAGTCCAGACACCAGCCAGTTTTGTCCAAAATAGCAGTGACCATGAAGCGACAGCAAATAAAAGAATCGTCGGATCTATATCAAAAGAAAAGGTGTTTGTGGCAGTGAGTTCAATACTATTTTCTGCAATGTATATATAAGCAATAATAGGAAGTATGAAAATAATCACCAATCCAATGACATCTCGCAGGAGTATAAACCAATGCTTTCTAATCACTGATTCAACATGTTCATTTTTCTCAAGTTTCAGCATACTTATACTATATTCATAACCGATAAAAACATAACTCCTACAAGTAGGAACGAAACACTAAAGTATAGAATCATCACAACCCAGATTGCAAATGAGTTAAGTCCATACCTAAACCAATGGTAGAGAAGAAAAAGACTATAAATACCAGCAAATCCAAGTATCGTCCAAAACACAAGCCACACAATATGGGCTTCGTACATAAATGAGAAAAATACCTCATAATCAAGTTGCGGTACCATATAGATATTTTCTCACAAATAGCGCATATAAAAAAGAGGAATGCACACTAATATTGGATTGTTGAAAATGGTAAAAATATGTGATAATATTTCAACCGAATANNNNNNNNNNGAAAGTGAGGTACAGCGATAACCGAGCTTCCTTTTAAACCAGACCCAGACAGGGCTGGTCAGCTACAGTGCAAAGATTGTTTTCAAAAGAATCGGCCAAAGGGAGGAGGGCAGAGAAGCGATCGAGAAATGTACAAAGGTGACTGGAAATGTGGAAAGTGCGGTACAGCGATAACCGAGCTTCCTTTTAAACCAGACCCAGACAGGGCTGGTCAGCTACAGTGCCGAGATTGTTATCGTAAAAGCAATTCTTTCTAAAGAATACAAGCGTTTGCCACGCAAAAATAGAAATGAAGTCTGTGGTACTATGTACGTATGAAGGAGCGATTACAGTTAGGTATTGCGCGGTTTCTTCAAGCAACGCTGGTTATAGCTGGCGTGGTTGCTTTCATGCGTGGCTCGTGGACGATATTGTTTACCAGTATCATTGCTCTTTTGGCGACATTTATCCCAGCACTGCTTGGCAAAAACTTCAAACTCAATATTCCGGTCGAATTACATTTTATTGCCACACTTCTTATCTACGGCACCTTGATTTTAGGAGAAGTAGGAAATTTTTACGAGCGGTTTTGGTGGTGGGATATGGTATTGCACGGTGGTTCAGCAATAGTATTCGGTATTGTTGGTTTTGTCATTCTCTACACGCTCTATGATGCAAAGCGTCTTGTCGCAAATCCCTACATTATTGGACTTTTCACATTTGCGTTTGCGGTCGCCATAGGGGTGGTGTGGGAAATTTTTGAATTTACCATGGATACACTCTTTAACTTTAATATGCAAAAATCGGGATTGGTAGACACTATGTGGGATTTGATTGTTGACAGTGTGGGTGCCCTTATTGCCGCAATTGTA comes from Patescibacteria group bacterium and encodes:
- a CDS encoding histidine--tRNA ligase — its product is MLGKKKLSTKSYKGTRDFYPEEKYIQNYIFDVMGNTAESFGYSEYSSSILESTELYKAKTGEEIVNEQTYTFEDRGGRSITLRPEMTPSIARMVAEKKRELLFPLRWYSIPNVFRYERPQRGRLREHWQLNADIFGVAGIEAEIEIISLAYHIMNNFGAKDEDFEMRINSRESILAEFDKRGIEGDRAKQLLALIDKKDKIDNFEDESKKIIGEVFELDTHWDGAETLKSALSALGIKNVSYNPNIVRGFDYYTGMVFEVFDTSPENNRSLFGGGRYDNLLDIFGVPNIPAVGFGMGDVTMRDFLETHNLLPEYASPTDLFICTTDKEKISFAQTLAQKLRQKGIAVAVNLTDKKVGDQISLADKRFIPFIVCVGEEEITKKKFTIKNL
- a CDS encoding PH domain-containing protein → MLKLEKNEHVESVIRKHWFILLRDVIGLVIIFILPIIAYIYIAENSIELTATNTFSFDIDPTILLFAVASWSLLFWTKLAGVWTDYYLDAWIITEKRIVDIEQKGLFHRQTSTFRMERIQDVTIEVNGIVATLLNFGDIHVQTAGESQEFVIKGISNPRRVRELILNKSDNAIRTEGQTNSVK